In Porphyromonas cangingivalis, a genomic segment contains:
- the mfd gene encoding transcription-repair coupling factor — protein MELSRLVSRLSSTKAATALIRLLSEGKQRLIHIDQVHGSAVALLFKGVSEKISAPILCIASDEDEAGYLCSDLTALCEEESTVSFFPSLYKRGIRFGQTDGANEILRSQLIEALRSGHTPSFIVTYPEALMEGIVHEEDFEKSRKIIAKGDEVDRKSLRERLWEMGFEETDYVYNPGTFAVRGSLIDIYSYAHERPVRIDFFGDEVESIRSFDPESQLSHDSMPEVTILASFSNQSRSHHVSLLSLLSEQSLLYVDQYTLLPTSLSQVYDTPPVHKEENIHASLEDMRRFLIEPASLLDEVRSFTLLSRTVPYGEKWKSVDFGQSPEPLFHKRFDHLSDAILKHETEGIMTAIMSGQKSQIRRLESIFDDQGKGVKFEPIYPTLHKGFVDRQARIACYTDHTIFERFHKYTLKSDRIRHNDAVLTLKEIHKFEHGDYVVHINHGVGVFAGLFTIDRNGKQQECVRINYKGGDSIYVSIHSLHHISKYKSKDNDEPPQLSKLGTGAWEKLKERTKKKVKDIARDLIKIYAKRLEEKGFAFSPDSFMQKELEASFTYEDTPDQELATAQVKEDMERPVPMDRLICGDVGFGKTEIAVRAAFKAVADSKQVAVLVPTTVLAYQHYRTFRKRLADFPCRVEYLSRAKTAKEQSQLLADLAEGKIDIIIGTHMLTAKRVKYKDLGLLVIDEEQKFGVSVKEKLREYRTHIDTLTMTATPIPRTLQFSLMGARDMSNIQTPPPNRQPVRTEQITFDAEVIAEVINYELARDGQVFFVHNRIHNLNDIAVSIRNAVPGVKIAIGHGQMDPKELETLLIDFVNHEYDVLLTTTIVENGIDVPNANTIIINDAHRFGLSDLHQLRGRVGRGDRKAYCYLITPPLDILTQDAKRRIRGITTFSDLGSGIHIAMQDLDIRGAGNLLGAEQSGFIADLGYETYRRILEEAVMELKDEEFGDIFEEDEKEDTPQKMPSGSERKSYVYETNIETDVEAYLPPTYVPGDDERIGLYRELDSITQLKAIEEFRYKLEDRFGKLPVEAEELLKILHLKLLGKSIGVERISLKRSLLRLQLVSDLNSAYYRSATFATILSNASTWSRNLTFNEEGGKRFITVREVKSITQAYDILTQISGKTLS, from the coding sequence ATGGAACTTTCCCGGCTTGTCTCACGACTATCATCCACAAAGGCTGCAACAGCTCTGATCAGACTCCTCTCTGAGGGGAAGCAACGTTTGATCCATATCGATCAGGTGCATGGGTCGGCAGTGGCTCTCCTTTTTAAGGGCGTGTCGGAAAAAATCTCTGCCCCCATCTTATGTATTGCCTCGGATGAGGACGAGGCCGGCTATCTGTGTAGCGACTTGACTGCGCTCTGTGAAGAAGAGAGTACGGTGTCCTTTTTCCCCTCGCTCTATAAGAGAGGAATACGCTTCGGGCAGACGGATGGGGCGAACGAGATACTGAGGTCTCAGCTCATTGAAGCATTGCGCTCGGGGCACACTCCCTCGTTCATTGTGACTTATCCCGAAGCTCTTATGGAGGGGATCGTCCATGAGGAGGACTTCGAGAAGTCTCGAAAGATCATTGCCAAGGGGGATGAGGTCGATCGTAAGAGTCTGCGCGAAAGGCTTTGGGAGATGGGGTTCGAGGAAACGGATTATGTGTATAACCCCGGTACTTTTGCTGTCCGTGGTAGTCTCATCGATATTTATTCGTACGCTCATGAGCGTCCTGTGCGGATAGACTTCTTCGGTGATGAGGTGGAGAGCATCAGGAGCTTTGATCCCGAGAGTCAGCTCTCTCATGACTCGATGCCCGAGGTGACGATTTTGGCTTCGTTCAGTAACCAATCTCGCAGTCATCACGTCTCTTTGTTGTCGCTTCTATCCGAGCAGAGTCTGCTGTATGTGGATCAATATACGCTTTTGCCGACATCGTTGTCTCAGGTATACGACACGCCGCCTGTACACAAGGAAGAGAATATCCATGCTTCGCTGGAGGATATGCGTAGGTTCTTGATAGAGCCTGCAAGCCTCTTGGATGAGGTACGGTCGTTTACGTTACTGTCAAGGACTGTCCCTTATGGCGAGAAGTGGAAGAGTGTCGACTTCGGACAGTCGCCCGAGCCTCTCTTTCACAAGCGATTTGATCATCTTTCCGATGCTATCCTGAAGCATGAGACTGAGGGCATCATGACGGCGATCATGAGTGGACAGAAGAGTCAGATCAGGCGTCTGGAGTCTATCTTCGATGATCAGGGGAAGGGCGTGAAGTTCGAACCCATTTATCCCACATTGCACAAGGGCTTTGTAGACAGGCAGGCTCGTATCGCTTGCTATACGGATCATACGATATTTGAGCGTTTTCATAAGTACACACTCAAGAGTGATCGTATCCGCCACAACGATGCTGTCCTTACACTCAAGGAGATACACAAGTTTGAGCATGGTGATTATGTCGTCCACATCAACCATGGGGTGGGGGTGTTTGCCGGTCTTTTTACGATCGATCGAAACGGAAAGCAACAGGAGTGTGTCCGTATCAACTACAAGGGGGGCGACAGTATCTATGTGAGCATCCACTCTTTGCACCACATCTCGAAATACAAGAGCAAGGATAATGACGAGCCGCCACAACTCAGTAAGTTGGGCACGGGTGCTTGGGAAAAGCTCAAAGAGCGTACCAAGAAAAAGGTCAAGGACATTGCTCGCGACTTGATAAAGATATATGCAAAGAGGTTGGAAGAGAAGGGGTTTGCGTTCAGCCCCGACTCCTTCATGCAGAAAGAACTTGAGGCTTCTTTTACCTACGAAGATACGCCCGATCAGGAGCTCGCAACGGCTCAGGTCAAGGAGGATATGGAGCGTCCTGTACCGATGGATAGGCTCATCTGTGGTGATGTGGGATTCGGGAAGACGGAGATAGCTGTCCGTGCAGCTTTCAAAGCGGTGGCGGACAGTAAGCAGGTGGCAGTGCTCGTGCCTACGACGGTACTTGCTTATCAGCATTATCGTACGTTCAGGAAGCGTCTGGCAGACTTCCCTTGTCGTGTCGAATACTTGAGCCGGGCAAAGACAGCAAAGGAGCAATCGCAGCTCCTTGCAGACCTCGCCGAAGGGAAGATAGACATCATCATCGGTACGCACATGCTCACCGCAAAGAGGGTCAAGTACAAAGACCTTGGGCTATTGGTCATCGATGAAGAGCAGAAGTTCGGTGTTTCTGTCAAAGAAAAGCTTCGTGAGTACCGTACCCATATCGATACCCTTACGATGACAGCAACCCCCATACCGAGGACATTGCAGTTCTCCCTCATGGGCGCAAGGGATATGTCGAACATACAGACTCCGCCACCCAATAGACAACCTGTCCGTACCGAACAGATTACTTTTGATGCGGAGGTTATTGCTGAGGTCATCAACTATGAGTTGGCAAGGGACGGGCAGGTCTTCTTCGTCCATAACCGTATCCACAATCTCAATGATATTGCTGTGAGCATCCGTAATGCCGTCCCCGGAGTGAAGATAGCCATCGGGCATGGGCAGATGGATCCAAAAGAGTTGGAGACTCTTCTCATCGATTTTGTCAATCATGAGTATGATGTCCTGTTGACGACAACTATAGTCGAGAATGGGATAGATGTCCCTAATGCGAATACGATCATCATCAATGATGCACACCGTTTCGGCTTGAGCGACTTACACCAGTTGAGAGGACGAGTGGGACGAGGAGATCGGAAGGCTTATTGTTATCTCATCACCCCTCCGCTCGACATCCTGACGCAGGATGCCAAGCGGCGTATCCGTGGTATAACGACCTTTTCGGATCTTGGTAGCGGCATCCATATCGCCATGCAGGACTTGGACATCCGTGGGGCAGGCAACCTCCTCGGTGCAGAACAAAGTGGATTTATCGCAGACTTGGGATATGAGACCTATCGTCGTATCCTCGAAGAGGCTGTGATGGAACTCAAAGATGAGGAGTTCGGCGATATATTTGAGGAGGATGAGAAGGAGGATACCCCCCAAAAAATGCCTTCCGGCTCTGAACGCAAGTCATACGTCTATGAGACCAATATCGAGACGGATGTCGAGGCCTATCTGCCACCGACTTACGTCCCCGGTGATGATGAACGGATCGGTCTCTATCGCGAACTTGATTCTATTACACAACTGAAGGCGATTGAGGAATTTAGATACAAGCTTGAAGATCGTTTCGGAAAACTCCCGGTGGAGGCTGAGGAACTTCTCAAGATCCTTCATCTCAAACTTCTTGGCAAGAGTATAGGTGTGGAGCGAATCTCTCTCAAACGCAGTCTCCTGCGCCTTCAGCTTGTCTCTGATCTCAATAGTGCCTATTATCGTAGTGCCACTTTTGCGACCATCCTCTCCAATGCTTCGACATGGAGCCGAAACCTAACGTTCAATGAAGAGGGTGGAAAAAGGTTTATCACTGTCCGTGAAGTCAAGAGCATCACTCAGGCTTACGATATACTCACTCAAATATCTGGAAAAACATTGTCATGA
- a CDS encoding YebC/PmpR family DNA-binding transcriptional regulator gives MGRAFEYRKARKMKRWGNMARVFTKLGKEITIAAKEGGPDPEANPRLRVLMQTAKKENMPKDNVERAIKKATSKDFTDYKEMNYEGYGPHGIAIFVETATDNTTRTVANVRSYFNKFGGSLGTTGSLEFLFEHKCVFHIAMKEGLDLEELELELIDFGVDEIEAEDDEIVLSGEFASNSAIQKALEDKGLEITSAEFVRIPMDYKEVTPEQREQLNKLIEKLEEDEDVQNVFTNMKEEEDGE, from the coding sequence ATGGGAAGAGCGTTTGAATATCGCAAAGCAAGGAAGATGAAGCGCTGGGGCAATATGGCTCGTGTCTTCACAAAGTTGGGAAAAGAAATCACCATCGCTGCCAAAGAGGGTGGCCCGGATCCCGAGGCCAATCCTCGTCTGAGGGTCTTGATGCAGACAGCGAAGAAGGAGAATATGCCTAAGGACAATGTCGAGAGAGCAATCAAGAAGGCAACATCAAAGGACTTCACCGACTATAAGGAGATGAACTATGAGGGTTATGGCCCCCATGGCATCGCGATCTTCGTGGAGACAGCCACGGACAATACCACTCGTACGGTGGCAAATGTCCGCAGTTACTTCAACAAGTTTGGCGGATCGCTCGGTACGACAGGTAGCTTGGAGTTCCTTTTCGAGCACAAGTGTGTCTTCCATATCGCCATGAAAGAGGGGCTTGATCTCGAAGAACTTGAGCTCGAACTTATTGACTTCGGTGTGGATGAGATCGAAGCCGAGGATGACGAAATCGTGCTTTCTGGTGAATTTGCTTCGAACTCGGCAATCCAAAAGGCTCTTGAGGATAAGGGACTTGAGATCACTTCGGCAGAGTTTGTCCGTATACCAATGGACTACAAAGAGGTCACTCCTGAGCAACGTGAACAGCTCAACAAACTCATCGAAAAACTCGAAGAGGATGAAGACGTGCAGAATGTCTTCACCAACATGAAGGAAGAAGAGGACGGGGAGTGA
- a CDS encoding Do family serine endopeptidase yields the protein MKKEIKTALALLGCSTLSAVGAVGLYDFYKTNHTSEGASHPSEHGQGTFKTVNYTAPALLGTEHAPQDFVDVTERSINGVVNIRAEITMSNRDMGRQYIDPFEFFFGPYNRRNDSRQDQKRPMKVGIGSGVIISTDGYIITNHHVVEDATKLVVTTNDNREWEATVIGSDPATDIALIKIDAKGLSPIPIGDSEKLRVGEWVLAIGNPFNLSSTVTAGIVSAKGRSSMAQGDLRIASFIQTDAAVNSGNSGGALVNTKGELIGINTMIYSQTGNFAGYSFAVPMSIASKVVEDIKKYGTVQRAVLGIVGSNISSDLTKKYDLKITEGAAVVGFADQSPAKSAGVVEGDILTHINKVPVRSMAEVQEQVSKYRPGDKISITLNRKGKEEVINLTLKNAQGTTEAVSKVTASSLGAAFKPLDADGKKRFGISHGVVVAGLDGGKLREAGVPKGFIILSINNVKVSTSDDVDAIVNEVIKESPDKVLFIKGAYPNGKIKYFAVDLS from the coding sequence ATGAAAAAAGAAATCAAAACAGCGTTGGCCCTCTTGGGCTGTTCGACCCTCAGTGCGGTGGGAGCCGTGGGGCTTTATGACTTCTACAAGACCAATCATACTTCGGAGGGAGCATCACACCCTTCGGAGCATGGACAAGGGACTTTCAAGACTGTAAACTATACTGCACCTGCCCTACTGGGGACAGAGCACGCACCACAAGACTTCGTCGATGTGACGGAGCGTTCGATCAACGGCGTGGTCAACATACGTGCCGAGATCACGATGTCAAACAGAGACATGGGACGTCAGTATATAGATCCGTTTGAGTTCTTCTTCGGGCCATACAACAGGCGCAACGACTCTCGCCAAGACCAAAAACGCCCGATGAAGGTCGGTATCGGATCGGGAGTGATCATCTCCACGGATGGCTACATCATCACGAACCACCATGTCGTCGAGGATGCAACAAAACTTGTCGTCACGACGAACGACAACAGGGAATGGGAAGCCACAGTCATCGGTTCGGATCCTGCGACTGACATTGCCCTCATCAAGATAGATGCGAAGGGTCTTTCGCCCATCCCGATCGGCGACAGCGAAAAGTTGCGCGTGGGTGAGTGGGTACTGGCAATCGGTAATCCTTTCAACCTCTCATCGACCGTCACTGCAGGGATCGTAAGTGCCAAGGGGCGTTCGAGCATGGCTCAGGGTGATCTGCGTATCGCATCTTTCATCCAGACGGATGCGGCGGTGAACTCGGGCAACAGTGGTGGAGCACTTGTCAACACGAAGGGCGAACTCATCGGCATCAACACGATGATCTACTCTCAGACCGGCAACTTCGCAGGTTACTCCTTCGCTGTCCCCATGAGCATCGCCTCCAAGGTGGTCGAGGACATCAAGAAATATGGTACGGTCCAGCGTGCGGTACTGGGTATCGTCGGAAGCAACATCTCTTCGGATCTCACAAAGAAGTATGACCTCAAGATCACCGAGGGCGCGGCAGTAGTGGGATTTGCAGACCAAAGCCCAGCCAAAAGTGCCGGTGTGGTCGAAGGGGATATCCTCACCCACATCAACAAGGTACCGGTCCGTAGTATGGCGGAAGTCCAAGAGCAGGTGAGCAAGTACCGTCCGGGCGACAAGATCTCGATCACGCTCAACCGTAAGGGCAAGGAGGAGGTAATCAATCTCACCCTCAAGAATGCCCAAGGCACGACCGAAGCGGTGAGCAAGGTGACGGCATCATCTCTGGGAGCAGCCTTCAAGCCGTTGGATGCAGATGGTAAGAAACGCTTCGGTATCAGCCACGGTGTGGTCGTCGCAGGCCTTGATGGTGGCAAACTGAGAGAGGCAGGTGTGCCCAAGGGCTTCATCATCCTCTCGATCAACAACGTCAAGGTGAGCACTTCGGACGATGTGGATGCCATCGTGAATGAGGTCATCAAGGAGTCTCCGGACAAGGTACTCTTCATCAAGGGGGCATACCCCAACGGTAAGATCAAGTACTTTGCCGTAGATCTAAGCTAA
- the miaA gene encoding tRNA (adenosine(37)-N6)-dimethylallyltransferase MiaA, protein MATKTLIIITGPTGVGKSELALSVACKYDTPIISADSRQIYKGMSIGTDAPTEEMLQRVQHHFIATRDVTEYYSASLYEQEALRVIESVHRDKDVALLVGGSMMYIDAVAKGIDEIPDVKPEIRERLWRRFEQEGVGQMREELRILDPGYLGCIDPNNHKRIIHALEVCLTTGLPFSSFHTHSRKVRPFEIIKIGLTRDRAELYERINSRVVSMVERGLIDEARQFLPYRHLNALNTVGYKEAFAHLDGDISLEECILKISKNTRVYARKQLSWYRRDPLIEWMHPTHIEEVMAYIDARIKG, encoded by the coding sequence TTGGCGACCAAGACCCTTATCATCATCACAGGCCCCACCGGTGTTGGCAAGTCCGAGCTTGCTCTTTCTGTGGCATGTAAGTACGATACTCCCATTATCTCTGCCGACTCCCGACAGATATATAAGGGGATGAGTATCGGTACGGATGCGCCCACGGAGGAGATGCTTCAGAGGGTGCAGCACCACTTTATCGCCACACGTGATGTTACCGAATATTATAGTGCCTCTCTGTACGAACAGGAGGCACTTCGTGTTATAGAAAGTGTACATCGAGATAAGGATGTCGCCTTGCTCGTCGGAGGCTCCATGATGTATATAGATGCGGTGGCAAAGGGTATCGACGAGATCCCCGATGTCAAGCCTGAGATCCGCGAAAGGTTGTGGCGAAGATTTGAGCAGGAGGGTGTCGGGCAGATGAGAGAGGAGCTGCGTATCCTCGATCCTGGCTATCTGGGGTGTATCGATCCAAACAACCATAAACGTATCATCCATGCTCTTGAGGTGTGCCTCACGACGGGGCTGCCATTCTCATCGTTTCACACACATAGTCGTAAGGTGCGCCCCTTCGAGATCATCAAGATAGGTCTCACACGAGACCGAGCCGAGCTTTACGAACGCATCAATAGTCGTGTGGTCTCCATGGTGGAGCGAGGATTGATTGACGAAGCCCGACAGTTCTTGCCTTATCGACATCTCAACGCTCTCAATACCGTTGGTTACAAAGAAGCCTTTGCTCATCTTGACGGAGATATTTCGCTCGAAGAGTGCATCCTGAAGATCAGCAAAAATACCAGAGTCTATGCTCGTAAACAGCTCTCATGGTACCGACGAGATCCACTCATCGAGTGGATGCACCCCACACATATTGAGGAAGTGATGGCGTACATCGATGCTCGTATCAAGGGATAA
- a CDS encoding IS1096 element passenger TnpR family protein, which translates to MIYRFVIISDEVDDFRRDIKINADVTFWDFHQAIIDSVGYEASQITSFTICDESWNKTKEVSMIDESRSMEEDVYLMKDTTLDEFLTEERQKLMYHFDTLGDRAFFIELREIVYGETIDKPEVVRSKGNPPRQESDIEELLAAPIVAPPVAKSSSGSYGSNDDFNDDDFYNEDFELDSLDTLDEHGIGIEDDIF; encoded by the coding sequence ATGATATATAGATTTGTGATCATTTCCGATGAAGTGGATGATTTCCGCAGAGACATCAAGATCAATGCCGATGTTACTTTTTGGGACTTCCATCAGGCGATCATCGACAGCGTGGGTTACGAGGCCTCACAGATAACCTCTTTCACCATCTGTGACGAGTCGTGGAACAAGACCAAAGAAGTCTCTATGATCGATGAGTCTCGCAGTATGGAAGAGGACGTTTATCTCATGAAGGATACTACCCTCGACGAGTTTCTCACCGAAGAGAGACAGAAGCTCATGTATCACTTCGATACGTTGGGCGATAGAGCTTTCTTCATCGAGTTGAGAGAGATCGTGTATGGTGAGACCATCGATAAGCCCGAGGTCGTGCGTAGTAAGGGTAATCCTCCTCGACAAGAGAGCGATATCGAAGAACTCCTCGCAGCACCCATCGTGGCACCTCCCGTGGCGAAGTCTTCGAGCGGCTCTTATGGTAGCAATGATGACTTCAACGACGATGATTTCTACAATGAAGACTTCGAGCTCGACAGCTTGGATACTCTCGATGAGCATGGTATAGGTATCGAGGACGATATCTTCTAA
- the lpxA gene encoding acyl-ACP--UDP-N-acetylglucosamine O-acyltransferase, which yields MSQLIHPQAIVHPDAKIGDHVRIDAFAVVEENVEIGDYTHIHSGAMIRYGARIGMHCQIHPYAVISGIPQDLKFAGEDTVAIVGDYTVVRECCTINRGTASAGLTKVGKHCLLMAYAHIAHDCILGDNIIIGNASQIAGEVHIDDFAIVSGGTLVHQFARISKHVMIQGGSRINKDIPPYTLIGREPAMYCGINIVGLRRRGFTNEQIFLINDVYRTLYSRGLNNSDAIDAIEREYDSCEERDLILNFIKDSKRGIVRGSID from the coding sequence ATGTCACAACTCATACATCCTCAGGCCATCGTCCACCCCGACGCAAAAATAGGCGATCATGTACGTATCGACGCCTTTGCGGTCGTCGAAGAGAATGTCGAAATCGGAGACTATACTCATATCCACTCGGGAGCCATGATCAGATACGGTGCACGTATAGGTATGCATTGTCAGATCCATCCTTATGCCGTGATCTCGGGTATCCCACAAGACTTGAAGTTTGCAGGGGAGGATACCGTAGCCATCGTGGGAGACTATACGGTGGTGAGGGAGTGTTGTACCATCAATAGAGGTACGGCATCTGCAGGGCTTACCAAGGTCGGCAAGCATTGCCTTCTCATGGCTTATGCACATATAGCACACGACTGTATCCTCGGGGACAATATCATTATCGGCAATGCCTCTCAGATTGCCGGAGAGGTACATATCGATGACTTTGCCATCGTCAGTGGTGGTACCCTTGTGCATCAGTTTGCCCGCATCTCCAAGCACGTGATGATCCAAGGCGGATCAAGGATCAACAAAGATATCCCACCCTATACTCTTATCGGTCGCGAACCCGCGATGTACTGTGGTATCAACATTGTCGGTCTTCGTCGCAGAGGCTTTACGAACGAGCAGATATTCCTCATCAACGACGTTTACCGTACGCTTTACAGCCGTGGGCTCAACAACTCTGATGCCATTGATGCCATCGAGAGGGAGTATGACTCTTGCGAAGAGCGTGATCTCATTTTGAATTTTATCAAAGATTCGAAGAGAGGCATCGTCAGAGGTTCAATCGATTGA
- a CDS encoding bifunctional UDP-3-O-[3-hydroxymyristoyl] N-acetylglucosamine deacetylase/3-hydroxyacyl-ACP dehydratase, with translation MDKQQTLASAFELTGKGLHTGLEIHIKFSPAPENHGIKIRRVDLPDNPTIPALAEHVSKTDRGTVLSNQSLQVSTVEHAMAALYAMGVDNCLIEVDAPEFPILDGSSVEYVKKIREVGVVEQDFVRDVYIVKKKIEVTNPNTGSSLLLLPDDHFALNVLISFDSPILSNQYATLEDIRDFEEEISMARTFVFVREIEVLLEKDLIKGGDLDNAIVIYDKQIPQEQLDRLALSMGVQTKPADQLGYINNKPLKYNNEPARHKLLDLIGDLALIGKRIQGRVIATCPGHHINNQLAQLIRKDIRLNESQAPLYDPNATPLFDTNAIKGMLPHRFPFLLVDKIIEITPNSIVGVKNVTSNEHFFEGHFPDEPVMPGVLQIEAMAQVGGILILNQIPDPSQYSTYFMKIDNVKFRQKVVPGDTLIFKLQLISPLRRGVANMRGLVFVGEKLVCEAEFMAQVAKK, from the coding sequence ATGGATAAACAACAAACACTGGCTTCTGCATTCGAGTTGACCGGTAAAGGCCTGCATACAGGCTTGGAGATACATATCAAGTTTTCTCCCGCACCGGAGAATCATGGCATCAAGATACGTCGTGTCGATCTTCCGGACAATCCTACCATCCCGGCTTTGGCGGAGCATGTCTCCAAGACGGATAGAGGGACAGTCCTCTCCAACCAAAGCCTGCAGGTCAGCACCGTGGAGCATGCCATGGCAGCACTCTACGCCATGGGTGTCGACAACTGTCTTATCGAGGTGGATGCTCCCGAGTTTCCGATCCTTGATGGTAGTTCTGTCGAGTATGTCAAGAAGATCCGTGAGGTCGGTGTCGTGGAGCAGGATTTTGTACGTGATGTGTACATCGTGAAGAAAAAGATCGAAGTGACCAACCCCAATACCGGATCGTCTCTTCTCTTATTACCGGATGATCACTTTGCGTTGAATGTTTTGATTTCCTTTGATTCTCCGATCTTGTCCAATCAGTATGCAACCCTCGAAGATATCAGGGACTTTGAGGAGGAGATATCTATGGCAAGGACTTTTGTCTTTGTGAGGGAGATCGAAGTGCTTCTCGAAAAGGACCTTATCAAGGGGGGAGATCTCGACAATGCCATCGTCATATACGACAAACAGATACCTCAGGAGCAGCTCGACAGACTTGCCCTCTCCATGGGAGTGCAGACAAAGCCTGCCGACCAGCTCGGGTACATCAATAATAAGCCTCTGAAGTATAACAATGAGCCTGCTCGTCACAAGTTGCTCGACCTCATCGGCGACCTTGCCCTCATAGGTAAGCGTATCCAAGGTCGTGTCATTGCGACTTGTCCCGGGCACCACATCAACAATCAGTTGGCTCAGCTTATCCGTAAAGACATCCGTTTGAACGAAAGCCAGGCGCCCTTATATGATCCGAACGCAACACCGCTATTCGACACGAATGCGATCAAGGGGATGTTGCCCCACCGTTTTCCTTTCTTGCTGGTGGACAAGATCATAGAGATCACACCCAACAGTATCGTCGGTGTCAAGAATGTCACCAGCAATGAACACTTCTTCGAAGGACATTTCCCGGACGAACCCGTCATGCCCGGCGTACTTCAGATAGAAGCCATGGCGCAGGTCGGTGGGATATTGATCCTCAACCAAATACCCGACCCTTCACAGTACTCTACTTACTTCATGAAGATAGACAATGTGAAGTTCAGGCAAAAGGTAGTCCCCGGTGATACATTGATATTCAAGCTACAACTCATCTCTCCATTGCGCAGAGGCGTAGCAAATATGAGAGGTCTTGTATTTGTCGGAGAAAAACTCGTCTGTGAAGCCGAATTTATGGCTCAGGTGGCGAAGAAATAA
- the lpxD gene encoding UDP-3-O-(3-hydroxymyristoyl)glucosamine N-acyltransferase, protein MLKFTAQQIADYLQGTVEGNPDIQLTDIGKIEEGSAEQLTFLSNMNYEPHVYTTKCGAVLVSKDFTPTKPVTATLIRVEDAYSALAQLLKLREEAMRPEPGISHLAFVDPSAEVGKDVYIAPFAVIQKNAKIGDRTMVMEGAFVGQNARVGEGCILYQHVTVCSDSIIGPKCILHSGAVIGADGFGFAPTAEGYDKIPQNGNVVLEDNVEVGANTCIDRAVIGSTIIRKGAKLDNLVQIAHNSEVGEHTVMAAQSGIAGSVKIGRWNRMGGQVGIAGHLTTADNVTFAAQSGVLSSIKTEGITVFGTPSQPHMRAMKAAAIYSRLPELSREIDALRKEIESLKAALAEK, encoded by the coding sequence ATGCTCAAATTCACCGCCCAACAGATCGCTGATTACCTCCAAGGTACTGTCGAAGGGAATCCCGATATTCAGCTTACCGACATCGGTAAGATCGAGGAGGGCTCGGCCGAACAGCTGACCTTTCTCTCTAACATGAACTACGAACCGCACGTCTACACCACCAAGTGTGGAGCTGTCCTTGTCAGTAAGGACTTCACACCCACCAAGCCCGTCACAGCGACACTCATCCGTGTCGAGGATGCTTACAGTGCACTTGCACAGCTTCTCAAGCTCAGAGAGGAAGCCATGCGTCCTGAGCCGGGCATATCTCACTTGGCATTCGTCGACCCATCGGCAGAGGTCGGCAAGGATGTGTACATCGCACCTTTTGCCGTCATACAGAAGAATGCCAAGATCGGTGACCGGACCATGGTGATGGAGGGGGCTTTCGTTGGTCAGAATGCCCGTGTCGGTGAGGGCTGTATCCTCTATCAACACGTGACTGTATGCTCGGACAGCATCATCGGACCGAAGTGTATCCTCCATTCGGGGGCAGTGATTGGTGCTGATGGATTTGGTTTTGCACCTACGGCTGAAGGGTATGACAAGATCCCACAAAACGGAAATGTCGTCCTCGAAGATAATGTCGAGGTGGGAGCAAATACCTGTATCGACCGAGCGGTGATAGGGTCGACGATCATCCGAAAGGGCGCGAAGCTCGACAACCTCGTCCAGATCGCTCACAACTCCGAAGTGGGTGAGCATACCGTCATGGCAGCTCAGAGTGGTATCGCAGGCTCGGTGAAGATCGGACGTTGGAACAGGATGGGGGGGCAGGTCGGTATAGCCGGACACCTCACCACCGCTGACAATGTCACCTTTGCGGCACAGTCGGGTGTCCTCAGTAGCATCAAGACAGAGGGGATCACCGTCTTCGGTACTCCTTCTCAGCCCCATATGCGCGCCATGAAGGCGGCAGCTATTTATTCACGTTTGCCCGAGCTATCGAGAGAGATCGATGCTCTCAGGAAAGAGATCGAAAGCCTCAAGGCGGCTTTGGCTGAAAAATAA